A stretch of Rhinoderma darwinii isolate aRhiDar2 chromosome 4, aRhiDar2.hap1, whole genome shotgun sequence DNA encodes these proteins:
- the TDRD15 gene encoding tudor domain-containing protein 15 isoform X1: MKTGRNLNATAFTFTTMSDLPDVMDYMSLTEKCNLQMDLKILNLSCHPADVLVKFQGKYISDSEFDYHILQKEIQLVAKNNEDIDIGQFCLVQDKPHGMWHRGKILDKVNQTVEAVLIDQGNVIKVNILQIASATGELFTLPPKVVNGIIANLLPLEEKWTSRAINYFSSLVGEQLHGNVKTFLPHQVLLLEIPKVISHAIELCLAKYVDSESFCLLVEIVHKFPANSHCKQMPDLLQQKEICSDITLAVANTLPRFQKILDHLRPEFSIDTMEKIKISAAVSPDRFYCHVLSWEIELRKLTSSMCSHYKTTVTGESSTLGSFGVICAAKRKDGLWYRGVIQKLISCIYVKVWFIDIGSSETIKSSNVQRLLPEFLSLPMMAIPCALSRDSDHIESVRIKQLALFKEALMGHIVIVHIKDYCSEERLYYVSLYDKQFEFSANCHLTNKQVPFFSPHFYTDLAKSVTDEKCQNISLPETSTSIEMEYNETVVYKSMKMDLESVHVAYVEYVLNPSNFWIRIDECQKDFKAMMTEIAEKYNKCEEMEMVLQDPKPSQLCCALYALDGHYYRAVVTEVLSPQISVYFIDFGNTETIPFYDVKVLLPQFSILPALAMCCSLANAYPIDDVWVKTANDFFKQTVSGKTLLCHVFSKQKYNYVVEMRLSENSDSSDIVALLVQAGFAEFWEVDLNSNSVKQEFLSSDYNMKYRNTGTLKRTISRSSHTSNEAHVSLDTLTLKLKPTEQKSSFCTPDSDSLTPVFSAICYKQQIFKPGAVMDVNCSHVDSPASFWCQVSSNISKISTLMDEMQKCYSCFQSSYQHGQVACAAKSSSTGKYYRAAVVKYVSPHEVVVIFIDYGKSEKVLFSDLREMKPQFLKLEGQAFRCCLSQVFSPPYAHHVWSANACEDFKNLVQSTPDVMKCTMIALFSSGTGDLCNAVNLETRFGNANKILTDKGHLVLRGTVPSIHLHTFCYSSFDLEKGSKEDVYVTFISDTGRFYCHLAKNDKIFDVLMKNAAEVGEKVKPVTKSNELCIVQYFQDGNLYRALTLPVESSSLFLAFFVDFGDSQMVEKNELLPIPQDAGDLLFQAMQAIPCYLAGLKQFLFTVEAKAWFEEQCIGKRLSANVVARDHEGQLELDLYNGNISINKEIQKLLGIRSIMSKDKPNGCKDSSTIQNHHGSDSLDCLPINTLQKNTNSTHLAKSIDRVNDGNLSCSSKLVKSSDLPPICLEDETTCLVYASHIDSPLRFFVQLAKQEEDIVKLVEELNSMSFQLIQKQDIARGLVVVAQYPDDEAYYRAEIKDLLQDRLCVEFIDYGNVANVDASCIFTLPEKFLTIPRLSIPVFLTEIQKLQCHTEWSKNITKMFSEKVESEQFNCKFMCKHGLQWEVSITFEDQSLSEELLQSYECSSKQSTAVKKDDLPKSDLSYLNISSKDTRKEATVDKNIHRLANKTIKSGLIEKIKNISLADFGTLFVTLANCSEESEINSHIAATVKQITNRLLVKEISEGMTCLAKSERMQVWLRASIEKLMPSTMKMEVFFVDHGAHEIISMHNAKMLSLEACSIPKQAIACKWSGTEQIDENVLKTHFKSILQKEIQMIFLEYLESVSVWKVEILVDGLLLLHYLHNAQSSADTKLDETKSHSKASISSSQIPRRYLKPLEVCPGFVTSFHDPSSFFVQLSDCVNIMNTLSQSMQILDDLTQLAGDSLKPGSPCLVQSFAEQEWCRAEIMSINKNFILLYLLDYGIDKIIPYSDYRELKKIPTELSCLPALTYHCTLHGVIPDEGNCWSKKAISYCVCFVQNNDLMILPVKNIGKNILEVSVYGQGNLAFNLVSRGLAKEAKDREKSEMVYNFPSICLEPNQHLQNVGYSKCSTNVEFSSCKEKLSPLRLNMYEEAGKDCKAGFPLQQNGVQE, translated from the exons gtagaaACCTCAACGCCACAGCTTTCACCTTTACTACAATGTCAGATTTACCAG atgtaatggattaTATGTCGTTAACAGAGAAGTGTAACTTGCAAATGGACTTGAAGATCTTAAATCTCAGTTGCCATCCGGCTGATGTTTTAGTAAAATTTCAAGGAAAATACATATCCGACTCTGAATTTGACTATCATATACTACAGAAAGAAATACAGCTAGTCGCAAAAAATAATGAGGACATTGATATCGGGCAGTTTTgcttggtgcaagataaacctcatGGAATGTGGCACAGAGGAAAAATTTTGGATAAAGTCAATCAGACAGTTGAAGCCGTGCTCATAGATCAAGGCAATGTAATCAAAGTTAATATTCTACAAATTGCTTCTGCCACTGGTGAATTGTTCACTCTCCCTCCTAAGGTGGTCAATGGAATAATTGCTAATTTACTTCCACTTGAAGAAAAGTGGACCTCAAGAGCCATAAATTATTTTTCGTCTTTGGTCGGTGAGCAGCTTCATGGAAATGTAAAAACTTTCTTACCCCATCAAGTTCTTCTTTTAGAGATACCGAAAGTCATAAGCCATGCCATTGAGCTCTGTTTGGCAAAGTATGTTGATTCTGAGTCCTTTTGCCTTCTTGTAGAGATTGTACACAAGTTCCCAGCAAACTCTCATTGCAAACAAATGCCGGACTTGCTTCAACAGAAGGAAATATGCTCGGACATCACGCTAGCTGTTGCTAACACACTTCCCCGTTTCCAAAAGATATTAGATCATCTAAGACCTGAATTTAGTATCGATAccatggaaaaaattaaaatttctgCTGCCGTAAGTCCAGATCGCTTTTATTGTCATGTTCTCTCTTGGGAAATTGAGTTAAGAAAACTGACTTCTTCTATGTGTTCTCATTATAAAACTACAGTAACAGGAGAAAGTTCCACCCTTGGCAGTTTTGGAGTCATTTGCGCTGCCAAACGGAAAGATGGCTTATGGTATAGAGGCGTAATCCAGAAACTGATCTCTTGTATTTATGTGAAAGTCTGGTTTATTGATATTGGTAGTAGCGAAACCATAAAATCCTCCAACGTGCAGAGGCTGCTACCGGAATTCTTGTCTTTACCCATGATGGCGATCCCATGTGCGTTATCCCGGGACAGTGACCATATAGAAAGTGTTAGAATTAAGCAGCTGGCTCTATTTAAAGAGGCCTTGATGGGACATATTGTCATCGTTCATATAAAAGACTACTGCAGTGAAGAACGTCTGTATTACGTATCATTGTATGATAAACAGTTTGAGTTCAGTGCAAATTGCCATTTGACGAATAAGCAAGTTCCGTTTTTTTCTCCGCATTTTTATACAGACCTTGCAAAATCCGTAACTGATGAGAAATGTCAAAACATTTCTTTGCCTGAGACGTCCACATCCATAGAGATGGAGTACAATGAAACCGTTGTCTACAAATCAATGAAGATGGACTTGGAGTCGGTCCACGTAGCTTATGTCGAATACGTATTAAACCCCTCAAATTTTTGGATAAGAATTGATGAGTGTCAAAAGGACTTTAAAGCGATGATGACTGAGATTgcagaaaaatataataaatgtgaGGAGATGGAGATGGTATTGCAAGATCCTAAACCCAGTCAACTTTGCTGTGCACTTTATGCATTAGATGGACATTATTACAGAGCTGTTGTCACCGAAGTGCTTAGTCCACAAATTTCCGTTTATTTCATTGACTTTGGGAATACAGAGACCATTCCGTTCTATGATGTGAAGGTGTTGCTGCCTCAGTTCAGTATTTTGCCTGCATTAGCAATGTGCTGCTCTTTAGCAAATGCCTATCCAATAGATGATGTGTGGGTTAAGACCGCAAAtgatttttttaaacaaacagtGAGTGGGAAAACTCTTCTTTGCCATGTTTTTTCAAAACAAAAATACAATTATGTGGTGGAAATGCGACTTTCGGAGAACTCCGACTCTTCGGATATTGTCGCTCTTTTGGTGCAAGCTGGATTTGCTGAATTCTGGGAAGTGGATTTAAATTCGAACTCGGTAAAGCAGGAGTTTCTGTCCTCAGACTACAACATGAAATATAGAAACACTGGTACATTAAAAAGAACCATATCTAGGAGCAGTCACACATCCAATGAAGCACATGTATCATTGGATACTTTGACTCTGAAACTAAAACCAACTGAGCAAAAGTCTTCATTCTGTACACCAGACAGCGATTCGCTAACACCTGTTTTTTCTGCAATTTGTTATAAACAGCAAATATTCAAACCTGGAGCTGTTATGGATGTGAATTGTTCTCATGTGGACTCACCAGCCAGTTTCTGGTGTCAAGTATCGAGCAACATCTCCAAAATATCCACTTTAATGGATGAAATGCAGAAATGTTATAGTTGCTTTCAGAGCAGTTACCAACATGGTCAAGTTGCTTGTGCTGCAAAGTCCTCCAGTACTGGCAAGTATTATCGAGCAGCCGTTGTGAAATATGTTTCACCTCATGAAGTTGTGGTTATTTTTATTGACTATGGGAAATCTGAGAAGGTGTTGTTTTCCGATCTTCGTGAAATGAAACCACAGTTTCTTAAATTGGAAGGCCAAGCTTTTCGATGCTGTTTAAGTCAAGTGTTTTCTCCTCCGTATGCTCATCATGTGTGGTCTGCTAATGCATgtgaagattttaaaaatctAGTTCAATCGACTCCCGATGTAATGAAATGCACTATGATTGCTTTGTTCAGTAGTGGTACTGGGGATCTGTGTAACGCAGTAAATTTGGAAACTCGATTTGGCAATGCAAACAAAATATTGACTGACAAAGGTCATCTGGTTTTAAGAGGAACCGTTCCATCTATTCACTTGCATACGTTTTGTTACTCCAGTTTTGACCTTGAGAAAGGAAGTAAAGAAGATGTATATGTTACTTTTATATCTGATACTGGAAGATTTTATTGCCACCTTGCAAAAAATGACAAGATCTTTGATGTTTTAATGAAGAATGCAGCGGAGGTAGGTGAAAAGGTAAAGCCAGTAACTAAATCGAATGAGCTATGTATCGTTCAATACTTTCAAGATGGCAATTTGTACAGGGCACTGACCTTGCCCGTGGAGTCCTCATCTCTATTCTTGGCCTTTTTTGTAGATTTTGGAGACAGCCAAATGGTGGAAAAAAACGAATTGCTTCCTATTCCCCAGGACGCTGGTGATCTTTTATTTCAAGCAATGCAAGCTATTCCGTGCTATTTGGCCGGTCTTAAACAATTCCTTTTTACAGTAGAGGCTAAAGCCTGGTTTGAAGAACAGTGCATTGGCAAACGATTAAGTGCTAATGTAGTGGCTAGAGACCATGAAGGACAGCTGGAGTTGGATTTGTATAATGGAAATATCTCCATAAACAAAGAAATTCAAAAATTATTAGGCATTAGATCCATTATGAGCAAAGATAAACCGAACGGTTGCAAAGATTCAAGCACTATCCAAAATCATCATGGTTCAGACAGTCTTGATTGTTTACCTATAAACACATTACAGAAAAACACAAATTCAACGCATCTTGCAAAGTCTATAGACCGGGTCAATGATGGAAACCTTTCTTGCAGTTCAAAACTTGTAAAGTCTTCGGATCTTCCTCCGATATGTCTAGAGGATGAGACCACCTGTCTTGTTTATGCTTCCCACATAGACAGTCCTCTCCGTTTTTTTGTGCAACTTGCCAAACAAGAGGAAGATATCGTTAAGCTAGTTGAGGAACTAAATTCAATGTCATTCCAACTCATTCAAAAACAAGATATTGCGAGAGGTCTTGTAGTTGTTGCTCAGTATCCGGATGATGAGGCGTACTACAGAGCAGAAATTAAAGACCTACTACAAGACCGTTTGTGTGTTGAGTTTATTGATTATGGTAATGTAGCAAATGTGGATGCTTCATGTATTTTCACTCTTCCAGAAAAGTTCTTAACTATACCCAGGTTAAGTATCCCTGTTTTTCTCACTGAAATTCAGAAACTTCAGTGCCATACTGAGTGGagtaaaaacattacaaaaatgttTTCTGAGAAAGTTGAGAGCGAGCAATTCAATTGCAAGTTTATGTGCAAACATGGCCTTCAGTGGGAGGTCAGTATAACCTTCGAAGACCAGTCACTTTCAGAAGAACTCCTTCAAAGCTATGAGTGTTCTTCCAAACAATCTACTGCAGTTAAAAAGGATGATCTTCCAAAATCAGACCTTAGCTATTTAAATATCTCAAGTAAAGACACAAGAAAGGAAGCAACCGTTGATAAAAACATTCACAGACTTGCTAACAAGACAATAAAGTCTGGTCTGATAGAAAAAATCAAAAACATTAGTCTTGCAGATTTTGGAAcactttttgtcaccttagccaaTTGTTCTGAAGAGTCCGAAATAAATTCACACATTGCCGCCACTGTCAAGCAGATTACCAACCGACTTCTAGTTAAGGAAATATCAGAGGGAATGACCTGTTTAGCAAAATCGGAGAGAATGCAAGTTTGGCTCCGTGCTTCCATTGAAAAACTCATGCCAAGTACAATGAAGATGGAAGTATTTTTTGTTGACCACGGTGCGCATGAAATAATAAGCATGCACAATGCCAAAATGCTGTCTTTGGAAGCATGTTCAATTCCTAAGCAAGCAATTGCTTGTAAGTGGTCTGGGACTGAACAAATTGATGAAAATGTGCTTAAAACACACTTCAAATCGATTTTGCAGAAAGAAATTCAAATGATTTTTCTTGAATATTTGGAGTCTGTAAGTGTATGGAAAGTGGAAATATTAGTTGATGGTCTTCTACTATTGCATTACCTTCATAACGCGCAAAGCTCAGCTGATACAAAGCTTGATGAAACAAAGTCTCACTCAAAAGCCAGTATTTCATCGTCCCAAATTCCAAGGCGGTATCTTAAACCTTTAGAAGTTTGTCCTGGATTTGTTACTTCATTTCATGACCCCTCCAGTTTTTTTGTTCAGCTGAGTGACTGTGTTAATATAATGAATACTTTATCACAGTCAATGCAAATACTGGATGACCTTACCCAGTTAGCCGGGGATTCATTAAAACCAGGTTCTCCTTGTCTTGTACAGTCATTTGCCGAACAAGAGTGGTGCAGGGCAGAAATAATGAGCATTAACAAGAACTTTATTTTATTGTATCTGCTTGACTATGGCATTGACAAAATAATTCCGTACTCAGATTATAGAGAACTGAAAAAGATTCCAACAGAACTTTCTTGCCTACCAGCACTAACCTACCATTGCACATTACATGGCGTGATCCCAGATGAAGGAAACTGTTGGTCCAAAAAGGCCATTAGTTATTGTGTCTGTTTTGTACAAAACAATGACTTGATGATTTTGCCTGTTAAAAATATTGGAAAAAACATTTTGGAAGTATCTGTTTATGGTCAAGGAAATCTGGCCTTTAATTTAGTTTCAAGAGGTCTTGCTAAGGAGGCTAAAGACAGAGAAAAATCTGAAATGGTGTATAATTTCCCCTCCATCTGCTTGGAACCTAATCAGCATTTACAAAATGTTGGTTAcagtaaatgttcaacaaacgttGAGTTCTCTTCATGCAAAGAAAAGTTGAGCCCTTTGAGACTGAACATGTACGAAGAGGCCGGAAAGGATTGTAAGGCTGGATTTCCACTTCAACAGAACGGTGTTCAGGAGTAG